A genomic segment from Drosophila miranda strain MSH22 chromosome 3, D.miranda_PacBio2.1, whole genome shotgun sequence encodes:
- the LOC108158472 gene encoding transient receptor potential cation channel trpm isoform X22, protein MFFQTNWVFHQPRSWIETNFQKRECIKFIPCPKDNTRCCCGQAQITHQTIQGIESGSPGDLWLPTKHTRPQPTDAYGTIEFQGGAHPTKAQYVRLSFDTRPELLVQLFTKEWNLELPKLLITVQGGKANFDLQAKLKKEIRKGLLKAAKTTGAWIFTGGTNTGVTKQVGDALLLEGQQRTGRVVSIGIAPWGIVERNHELLGHNREVPCHSISSPRSKLAVLNNRHAYFLLVDNGTQAKYGAELILRRKLEKFISNLKLHPFTHSSTPVVCLVIEGGTNTIRAVLEYVTDSPPVPVVVCDGSGRAADLLAFVHKYASDGEEQPVLESMRDYLIGTIQKTFEVGLDQAEKLYQELLQCTRNKNLITVFRIQEKPEGEAQELDQTILTALFKSQHLSPPEQLSLALTWNRVDIARSEIFVYGQEWPHGALDEAMMQALEHDRIDFVKLLLENGVSMKKFLTIPRLEELYNTKHGPANTLGYILRDVRPHIPKGYIYTLHDIGLVINKLMGGAYRSYYTRRKFRPIYAKVMNSYANACRKSSTYQYQRYAGANSLSLVTGLLPFTSEMALFEFPFNELLIWAVLTKRQQMALLMWTHGEEALAKSLVSCKLYKAMAHEAAEDDLDTEIYEELRSYAKEFESKGNKLLDFSYRQDAEKAQRLLTCELHSWSNQSCLSLAVAANHRALLAHPCSQVILADLWMGGLRTRKNTNFKVILGLVMPLYIRQLDFKSKEELQQMPQTEEEHLENQNLDNDDSDRSQPDAEALLADTYSVRDTKVHENGKVSLTDSDPAQFREFFNLSEYNEIKQHQPLRLKKKFHEFYTAPITKFWADSIAYMFFLIMFSFTVLVKMGPVPRWQEWYSIAYITTLGFEKVREIISSEPVAITHKFSVWAWNMWNPCDGAAIILFLIGLAFRFRPNTMDIGRVIYCVDSIYWYLRILNILGVNKYLGPLVTMMGKMVKNMIYFVVLLAVVLMSFGVSRQAILYPNSEPTWRLIREVIAGSIVAPGFPGALGHSSRSHNARGGGYGSTFSPGSFAAGYHRGHATASSPTATATTTTTTSTVRPLSSATATATAPETGSAATPAPHAPTGTTFNSAEHGHLSGGNLTNVQINKDENNKLVCYLESRL, encoded by the exons ATGTTCTTCCAGACAAACTGGGTGTTT CATCAGCCGCGCAGTTGGATCGAGACAAATTTTCAGAAGCGCGAGTGCATCAAGTTCATACCATGCCCAAAGGACAACACAAG GTGCTGCTGCGGCCAGGCCCAAATCACGCATCAGACCATACAGGGCATCGAGAGCGGCTCGCCGGGGGACCTCTGGCTGCCGACGAAGCACACCCGACCACAGCCCACGGACGCCTATGGAACGATTGAGTTCCAAGGCGGTGCCCATCCCACAAAGGCTCAG TACGTTCGTTTGTCCTTCGACACTCGTCCAGAGCTGCTGGTGCAGCTGTTCACAAAGGAATGGAACCTGGAACTGCCGAAACTTCTGATCACCGTCCAAGGCGGCAAGGCCAACTTTGATTTGCAGGCGAAGCTAAAGAAG GAGATACGCAAAGGACTGCTGAAGGCGGCCAAGACCACGGGAGCGTGGATATTCACCGGCGGCACCAACACCG GGGTCACCAAGCAAGTGGGCGACGCCCTGCTCCTGGAGGGTCAGCAACGGACTGGGCGTGTGGTCAGCATCGGCATTGCCCCCTGGGGCATAGTCGAGCGCAATCATGAGCTGCTGGGGCACAATCGGGAGGTGCCTTGCCACAGCATTAGTTCGCCCAG ATCGAAATTGGCCGTGCTAAACAATCGGCACGCCTACTTCCTGCTAGTCGACAATGGGACCCAGGCGAAGTACGGGGCTGAATTGATTTTGCGGCGGAAGCTGGAGAAGTTCATATCGAACCTGAAGCTGCATCCAT TCACACATTCCAGTACGCCCGTCGTCTGCCTGGTGATCGAAGGCGGCACCAACACCATACGTGCGGTGCTCGAGTACGTGACGGACTCGCCGCCGGTGCCCGTAGTGGTGTGCGATGGATCCGGGCGTGCCGCCGACCTGCTCGCCTTCGTCCACAA ATATGCCTCGGACGGAGAGGAGCAGCCTGTGCTGGAGTCGATGAGGGATTATCTAATTGGAACCATACAGAAAACCTTCGAGGTGGGCCTGGACCAGGCCGAGAAACTCTACCAGGAGCTGCTGCAGTGCACGCGCAACAAGAACCTG ATTACCGTCTTTCGCATACAGGAAAAGCCCGAGGGCGAGGCGCAGGAGCTGGATCAGACCATTCTAACGGCCCTCTTCAAGTCGCAGCATCTCAGCCCTCCAGAGCAATTGAGTTTGGCACTGACATGGAACCGGGTGGACATAGCACGCAGCGAGATATTTGTCTACGGCCAGGAATGGCCCCACG GCGCCCTGGATGAAGCCATGATGCAGGCCCTGGAACACGATAGAATCGATTTTGTCAAATTACTTTTGGAGAACGGCGTTTCAATGAAGAAATTTTTAACAATACCGCGCCTCGAGGAGCTCTACAACACAAAGCACGGCCCGGCCAACACACTGGG GTACATTCTGCGCGATGTGCGGCCCCACATACCCAAGGGCTACATTTACACTCTCCACGACATTGGCCTGGTGATCAATAAACTGATGGGCGGCGCCTACCG GTCCTATTACACGCGCCGCAAGTTCCGTCCCATCTACGCCAAGGTCATGAACAGCTATGCCAACGCCTGCCGGAAGTCCTCGACATATCAATACCAAAGGTATGCGGGAGCCAATTCACTAAGTCTGGTGACGGGACTGCTGCCGTTTACCTCGGAGATGGCGCTGTTCGAGTTCCCGTTCAACGAGCTGCTG ATTTGGGCCGTTCTGACCAAGCGGCAGCAAATGGCTCTGCTCATGTGGACGCACGGCGAGGAGGCACTAGCCAAGTCACTGGTTTCCTGCAAACTTTACAAGGCCATGGCGCATGAGGCGGCCGAGGACGACTTGGACACAGAGATCTACGAGGAGCTGCGCTCCTATGCCAAGGAGTTCGAGAGCAAAG GCAACAAGCTCCTGGACTTCAGCTACCGCCAGGACGCGGAGAAGGCGCAACGTTTGCTCACCTGCGAGCTGCATTCGTGGTCCAACCAGAGCTGCCTGTCACTGGCCGTGGCGGCGAATCACCGGGCTCTCCTTGCCCACCCCTGTAGTCAGGTCATCCTGGCCGATCTCTGGATGGGCGGCCTACGCACCCGCAAGAATACCAACTTCAAG GTCATCTTGGGCTTGGTGATGCCTTTGTACATCAGGCAGCTGGACTTCAAGTCAAAGGAAGAGCTCCAGCAAATGCCGCAAACCGAGGAGGAGCACTTGGAGAACCAAAACTTGGACAATGACGATTCGGATCGCTCCCAGCCCGATGCCGAG GCTCTATTGGCGGATACTTATTCAGTACGCGATACAAAAGTACACGAAAATGGCAAA GTCTCGCTCACTGACTCAGATCCCGCGCAGTTCCGGGAGTTCTTCAACTTGTCGGAGTACAACGAAATCAAGCAGCACCAGCCCCTGCGCCTGAAGAAAAAGTTCCACGAGTTTTACACAGCCCCCATTACCAAGTTCTGGGCTGATTCG ATTGCCTACATGTTCTTTCTGATAATGTTCTCGTTCACGGTTCTGGTCAAGATGGGACCGGTGCCGCGGTGGCAGGAGTGGTATTCGATAGCTTACATCACGACTCTGGGATTCGAGAAGGTTCGCGAAATCATATCCTCGGAGCCAGTGGCCATTAC GCATAAATTTTCTGTGTGGGCGTGGAACATGTGGAACCCGTGCGACGGAGCTGCCATAATACTCTTCCTCATTGGTCTGGCATTCCGCTTCCGCCCCAACACAATGGACATCGGACGAGTCATCTACTGCGTGGACAGCATCTACTGGTATCTGCGCATACTGAACATCCTTGGCGTCAATAAATATCTTG GTCCCCTGGTCACCATGATGGGTAAAATGGTCAAGAACATGATATACTTCGTCGTCCTGTTGGCTGTCGTCCTGATGAGCTTCGGCGTCAGCCGTCAGGCCATACTGTACCCCAACAGCGAGCCAACTTGGCGGCTGATCAGAGAG GTTATTGCCGGCTCAATTGTAGCCCCCGGATTTCCGGGTGCCCTCGGCCACAGTAGTCGCTCACACAATGCCCGCGGAGGGGGTTACGGATCCACTTTCAGCCCCGGTTCCTTTGCTGCCGGCTATCATCGCGGCCATGCAACGGCCTCGTCGCCCACGGCAACCGctaccaccaccaccaccacgtCTACAGTGCGACCTCTATCgtctgcaacagcaacagcaacagcaccagaAACAGGCTCAGCTGCAACACCAGCGCCACATGCACCAACAGGCACAACTTTCAATTCGGCTGAGCATGGGCACTTGTCGGGCGGAAATTTAACAAATGTACAAATTAACAAAGATGAGAACAATAAATTGGTTTGCTATTTAGAGAGCCGATTGTAG
- the LOC108158472 gene encoding transient receptor potential cation channel trpm isoform X20, producing MVVVDSPLAPQKYLRRISKDFSTVRRYSNTPGSVSTATAVRVSTSAFIAAEAGAHLATNTPLDTPVATPRGIRKRRRMRKRSSVSSTLSKVLILNVRDLLKAHAASEHPKEHQPRSWIETNFQKRECIKFIPCPKDNTRCCCGQAQITHQTIQGIESGSPGDLWLPTKHTRPQPTDAYGTIEFQGGAHPTKAQYVRLSFDTRPELLVQLFTKEWNLELPKLLITVQGGKANFDLQAKLKKEIRKGLLKAAKTTGAWIFTGGTNTGVTKQVGDALLLEGQQRTGRVVSIGIAPWGIVERNHELLGHNREVPCHSISSPRSKLAVLNNRHAYFLLVDNGTQAKYGAELILRRKLEKFISNLKLHPFTHSSTPVVCLVIEGGTNTIRAVLEYVTDSPPVPVVVCDGSGRAADLLAFVHKYASDGEEQPVLESMRDYLIGTIQKTFEVGLDQAEKLYQELLQCTRNKNLITVFRIQEKPEGEAQELDQTILTALFKSQHLSPPEQLSLALTWNRVDIARSEIFVYGQEWPHGALDEAMMQALEHDRIDFVKLLLENGVSMKKFLTIPRLEELYNTKHGPANTLGYILRDVRPHIPKGYIYTLHDIGLVINKLMGGAYRSYYTRRKFRPIYAKVMNSYANACRKSSTYQYQRYAGANSLSLVTGLLPFTSEMALFEFPFNELLIWAVLTKRQQMALLMWTHGEEALAKSLVSCKLYKAMAHEAAEDDLDTEIYEELRSYAKEFESKGNKLLDFSYRQDAEKAQRLLTCELHSWSNQSCLSLAVAANHRALLAHPCSQVILADLWMGGLRTRKNTNFKVILGLVMPLYIRQLDFKSKEELQQMPQTEEEHLENQNLDNDDSDRSQPDAESALLKAKRSISLRYRMGANTYNREKALLADTYSVRDTKVHENGKVNLTAGAEEPPSNVSLTDSDPAQFREFFNLSEYNEIKQHQPLRLKKKFHEFYTAPITKFWADSIAYMFFLIMFSFTVLVKMGPVPRWQEWYSIAYITTLGFEKVREIISSEPVAITHKFSVWAWNMWNPCDGAAIILFLIGLAFRFRPNTMDIGRVIYCVDSIYWYLRILNILGVNKYLGPLVTMMGKMVKNMIYFVVLLAVVLMSFGVSRQAILYPNSEPTWRLIREVIAGSIVAPGFPGALGHSSRSHNARGGGYGSTFSPGSFAAGYHRGHATASSPTATATTTTTTSTVRPLSSATATATAPETGSAATPAPHAPTGTTFNSAEHGHLSGGNLTNVQINKDENNKLVCYLESRL from the exons ATGGTTGTTGTCGACTCGCCGCTGGCGCCTCAAAAATACCTGCGTCGCATCTCAAAAGACTTCTCCACCGTGCGTCGGTATAGCAACACGCCAGGCTCCGTTTCCACAGCCACCGCTGTGCGGGTCTCCACCTCCGCCTTTATTGCCGCCGAGGCTGGGGCCCATTTGGCAACGAACACGCCCCTGGACACTCCTGTAGCTACGCCCCGTGGAATCCGCAAGCGGAGGCGGATGCGTAAGCGCTCCTCGGTCTCATCGACGCTATCCAAAGTTCTGATTCTCAACGTGCGAGATCTGCTGAAGGCCCACGCCGCCAGCGAACATCCCAAAGAG CATCAGCCGCGCAGTTGGATCGAGACAAATTTTCAGAAGCGCGAGTGCATCAAGTTCATACCATGCCCAAAGGACAACACAAG GTGCTGCTGCGGCCAGGCCCAAATCACGCATCAGACCATACAGGGCATCGAGAGCGGCTCGCCGGGGGACCTCTGGCTGCCGACGAAGCACACCCGACCACAGCCCACGGACGCCTATGGAACGATTGAGTTCCAAGGCGGTGCCCATCCCACAAAGGCTCAG TACGTTCGTTTGTCCTTCGACACTCGTCCAGAGCTGCTGGTGCAGCTGTTCACAAAGGAATGGAACCTGGAACTGCCGAAACTTCTGATCACCGTCCAAGGCGGCAAGGCCAACTTTGATTTGCAGGCGAAGCTAAAGAAG GAGATACGCAAAGGACTGCTGAAGGCGGCCAAGACCACGGGAGCGTGGATATTCACCGGCGGCACCAACACCG GGGTCACCAAGCAAGTGGGCGACGCCCTGCTCCTGGAGGGTCAGCAACGGACTGGGCGTGTGGTCAGCATCGGCATTGCCCCCTGGGGCATAGTCGAGCGCAATCATGAGCTGCTGGGGCACAATCGGGAGGTGCCTTGCCACAGCATTAGTTCGCCCAG ATCGAAATTGGCCGTGCTAAACAATCGGCACGCCTACTTCCTGCTAGTCGACAATGGGACCCAGGCGAAGTACGGGGCTGAATTGATTTTGCGGCGGAAGCTGGAGAAGTTCATATCGAACCTGAAGCTGCATCCAT TCACACATTCCAGTACGCCCGTCGTCTGCCTGGTGATCGAAGGCGGCACCAACACCATACGTGCGGTGCTCGAGTACGTGACGGACTCGCCGCCGGTGCCCGTAGTGGTGTGCGATGGATCCGGGCGTGCCGCCGACCTGCTCGCCTTCGTCCACAA ATATGCCTCGGACGGAGAGGAGCAGCCTGTGCTGGAGTCGATGAGGGATTATCTAATTGGAACCATACAGAAAACCTTCGAGGTGGGCCTGGACCAGGCCGAGAAACTCTACCAGGAGCTGCTGCAGTGCACGCGCAACAAGAACCTG ATTACCGTCTTTCGCATACAGGAAAAGCCCGAGGGCGAGGCGCAGGAGCTGGATCAGACCATTCTAACGGCCCTCTTCAAGTCGCAGCATCTCAGCCCTCCAGAGCAATTGAGTTTGGCACTGACATGGAACCGGGTGGACATAGCACGCAGCGAGATATTTGTCTACGGCCAGGAATGGCCCCACG GCGCCCTGGATGAAGCCATGATGCAGGCCCTGGAACACGATAGAATCGATTTTGTCAAATTACTTTTGGAGAACGGCGTTTCAATGAAGAAATTTTTAACAATACCGCGCCTCGAGGAGCTCTACAACACAAAGCACGGCCCGGCCAACACACTGGG GTACATTCTGCGCGATGTGCGGCCCCACATACCCAAGGGCTACATTTACACTCTCCACGACATTGGCCTGGTGATCAATAAACTGATGGGCGGCGCCTACCG GTCCTATTACACGCGCCGCAAGTTCCGTCCCATCTACGCCAAGGTCATGAACAGCTATGCCAACGCCTGCCGGAAGTCCTCGACATATCAATACCAAAGGTATGCGGGAGCCAATTCACTAAGTCTGGTGACGGGACTGCTGCCGTTTACCTCGGAGATGGCGCTGTTCGAGTTCCCGTTCAACGAGCTGCTG ATTTGGGCCGTTCTGACCAAGCGGCAGCAAATGGCTCTGCTCATGTGGACGCACGGCGAGGAGGCACTAGCCAAGTCACTGGTTTCCTGCAAACTTTACAAGGCCATGGCGCATGAGGCGGCCGAGGACGACTTGGACACAGAGATCTACGAGGAGCTGCGCTCCTATGCCAAGGAGTTCGAGAGCAAAG GCAACAAGCTCCTGGACTTCAGCTACCGCCAGGACGCGGAGAAGGCGCAACGTTTGCTCACCTGCGAGCTGCATTCGTGGTCCAACCAGAGCTGCCTGTCACTGGCCGTGGCGGCGAATCACCGGGCTCTCCTTGCCCACCCCTGTAGTCAGGTCATCCTGGCCGATCTCTGGATGGGCGGCCTACGCACCCGCAAGAATACCAACTTCAAG GTCATCTTGGGCTTGGTGATGCCTTTGTACATCAGGCAGCTGGACTTCAAGTCAAAGGAAGAGCTCCAGCAAATGCCGCAAACCGAGGAGGAGCACTTGGAGAACCAAAACTTGGACAATGACGATTCGGATCGCTCCCAGCCCGATGCCGAG AGCGCCCTTTTAAAAGCCAAAAGATCCATTTCCTTGAGATATAGGATGGGCGCGAACACTTATAATCGCGAAAAG GCTCTATTGGCGGATACTTATTCAGTACGCGATACAAAAGTACACGAAAATGGCAAA GTCAATCTCACTGCTGGAGCGGAAGAACCACCCTCCAAT GTCTCGCTCACTGACTCAGATCCCGCGCAGTTCCGGGAGTTCTTCAACTTGTCGGAGTACAACGAAATCAAGCAGCACCAGCCCCTGCGCCTGAAGAAAAAGTTCCACGAGTTTTACACAGCCCCCATTACCAAGTTCTGGGCTGATTCG ATTGCCTACATGTTCTTTCTGATAATGTTCTCGTTCACGGTTCTGGTCAAGATGGGACCGGTGCCGCGGTGGCAGGAGTGGTATTCGATAGCTTACATCACGACTCTGGGATTCGAGAAGGTTCGCGAAATCATATCCTCGGAGCCAGTGGCCATTAC GCATAAATTTTCTGTGTGGGCGTGGAACATGTGGAACCCGTGCGACGGAGCTGCCATAATACTCTTCCTCATTGGTCTGGCATTCCGCTTCCGCCCCAACACAATGGACATCGGACGAGTCATCTACTGCGTGGACAGCATCTACTGGTATCTGCGCATACTGAACATCCTTGGCGTCAATAAATATCTTG GTCCCCTGGTCACCATGATGGGTAAAATGGTCAAGAACATGATATACTTCGTCGTCCTGTTGGCTGTCGTCCTGATGAGCTTCGGCGTCAGCCGTCAGGCCATACTGTACCCCAACAGCGAGCCAACTTGGCGGCTGATCAGAGAG GTTATTGCCGGCTCAATTGTAGCCCCCGGATTTCCGGGTGCCCTCGGCCACAGTAGTCGCTCACACAATGCCCGCGGAGGGGGTTACGGATCCACTTTCAGCCCCGGTTCCTTTGCTGCCGGCTATCATCGCGGCCATGCAACGGCCTCGTCGCCCACGGCAACCGctaccaccaccaccaccacgtCTACAGTGCGACCTCTATCgtctgcaacagcaacagcaacagcaccagaAACAGGCTCAGCTGCAACACCAGCGCCACATGCACCAACAGGCACAACTTTCAATTCGGCTGAGCATGGGCACTTGTCGGGCGGAAATTTAACAAATGTACAAATTAACAAAGATGAGAACAATAAATTGGTTTGCTATTTAGAGAGCCGATTGTAG